The Bradyrhizobium oligotrophicum S58 genome contains the following window.
TCAGGGATCTCGGCGGATATCGCAGTCGCGATGGACGCCATGTGCGCTGGCGACAGCTGTTTCGGTCAAACCATCTCGGCCGGCTGACCGAGGCCGATATTGCGATTTTGCGCCAGCTCGGCGTCCGCACCGCGTTCGATTTCCGCGGTCGCGACGAGCGCAACGCTGGCCTCTGCGCCGTGAGCGAAATCACCGTGCGCTCCGTGCCGATCGAGCCGAGCGTCGTCCCCGCACTGCGAGCCCGGGCAATGGCCGGGCGTCTGGCGGCGGACGAAGCCCTGGACCTCATGCGTGAATCCTATCGCAACTACATCCGCAACCACACGCCGCGTTTTCGGGTGCTGTTCGACCATCTCCTGCAGGACCATGCGCCGCTGGTGATCCATTGCACGGCAGGCAAGGACCGCACCGGCGTCGCATGTGCGCTGGTGCTGCATGCGCTCGACATTCCGGACGATGTCATTCTCGAGGACTACCTGCTGACGAACCAGCTCTACCAGCGCGACTCGGCAGCTCACCCCGATCTTCCCGGCGATGTCGTGCAGGCGATCGGAACGGTCCAAGGCTCGTTCCTGGCGGCGGCGTTCGATACCATGCGCGACGATTTCGGCGACGTCGACGCGTACTTGCGCCACGGTCTCGCCATCGAC
Protein-coding sequences here:
- a CDS encoding tyrosine-protein phosphatase; this encodes MTYIQGMSDAPFQHPARHLGLQGASNFRDLGGYRSRDGRHVRWRQLFRSNHLGRLTEADIAILRQLGVRTAFDFRGRDERNAGLCAVSEITVRSVPIEPSVVPALRARAMAGRLAADEALDLMRESYRNYIRNHTPRFRVLFDHLLQDHAPLVIHCTAGKDRTGVACALVLHALDIPDDVILEDYLLTNQLYQRDSAAHPDLPGDVVQAIGTVQGSFLAAAFDTMRDDFGDVDAYLRHGLAIDSAARNALQELYLTR